Within Sorghum bicolor cultivar BTx623 chromosome 2, Sorghum_bicolor_NCBIv3, whole genome shotgun sequence, the genomic segment AAGCTCCAGCCCCCGCGCTACCCCCGCCGCCGCTGGCTTAGAGGAGCCcgacgaggagcaggaggaggaggacggcggGCGCCACAGCGAGGACGAGGAGCAGCTCGGGGCCGGCGACCCGAGCGTGGGCCGCGGCctcgcgccgcgccgccgcgacCTCGGCGCGGCGGAGCAGCCCCTCGGACCGGAGCCGCGCGAGCTCCTGCAGTGCAAAGCGCGCCGCACGGTGATTCTCGAGCGACGGAAGGAGAACGTGCGGGGGGGCAAAACGAGGTGAGAGCTGGGGAGGACGACT encodes:
- the LOC110433151 gene encoding uncharacterized protein LOC110433151, encoding MEKETKPAPDAAAAHLAALRCARASLLLASLRRPRAPTPAQDRRRTSSSSSSAAELARLRSEGLLRRAEVAAARREAAAHARVAGPELLLVLAVAPAVLLLLLLVGLL